In a single window of the Candidatus Tisiphia endosymbiont of Nemotelus nigrinus genome:
- the odhB gene encoding 2-oxoglutarate dehydrogenase complex dihydrolipoyllysine-residue succinyltransferase has product MSIEIIVPSLGESVSEATIAKWHKKQGDVVKVDELLLELETEKVTLEVNAVASGVISGIFKNEGDTVSVGESVGQITEGAVSAVALPSTPDKNTLTKEVQQQPVNINSIAPPPSVRRLVSENKLPLDDIKGTGRDGRVTKGDVLEFINSSSINETKPPVVTNIALANEGAVERVKMSRLRKTIADRLKQSQNTAAILTTFNEIDMLKVINLRMQYREEFEKKHGVKLGFMSFFVKATIEALKAVASVNAEIEGDEILYKNYYDIGVAVGTEQGLVVPIVRQADKLSFAGIEKEIAGLGKKAREGKLSMSDLSGGTFTISNGGVYGSLLSTPIINPPQSGILGLHKTEERPVVVNGKIEIRPMMYIALSYDHRIIDGKEAVTFLVKIKELIENPERLLLSL; this is encoded by the coding sequence ATGAGTATTGAAATTATAGTTCCATCCCTTGGAGAATCAGTATCAGAGGCTACTATTGCCAAATGGCATAAAAAACAAGGAGATGTGGTGAAAGTGGATGAGCTACTTTTAGAACTTGAAACAGAGAAAGTTACGCTGGAAGTGAATGCAGTTGCATCTGGGGTAATAAGTGGAATATTTAAGAATGAGGGGGATACGGTATCTGTCGGTGAGAGTGTTGGACAAATTACCGAAGGGGCAGTTTCTGCTGTAGCTTTACCTAGTACGCCAGATAAAAATACATTAACCAAAGAGGTGCAACAACAACCTGTAAATATAAACAGCATTGCTCCACCACCTTCTGTGCGTAGATTAGTAAGTGAAAATAAACTGCCATTAGATGACATAAAAGGTACTGGTAGAGATGGTAGGGTAACTAAGGGAGATGTATTAGAGTTTATAAATAGTTCCTCGATAAATGAGACAAAACCACCTGTTGTAACCAATATTGCGTTGGCAAATGAAGGGGCGGTTGAGCGTGTTAAAATGTCACGACTTCGTAAAACTATCGCAGATCGTTTGAAACAATCGCAAAATACCGCAGCTATTCTAACGACTTTTAATGAAATTGATATGTTGAAAGTTATTAACTTGCGTATGCAGTATCGGGAAGAGTTTGAGAAGAAGCATGGTGTTAAGCTGGGATTCATGTCATTTTTTGTAAAAGCTACTATTGAAGCTTTGAAAGCAGTAGCCTCGGTAAATGCCGAGATAGAAGGGGATGAGATTCTGTATAAGAATTATTATGATATTGGGGTTGCAGTCGGGACAGAGCAGGGGTTAGTAGTGCCAATAGTTAGGCAGGCTGACAAATTGAGTTTTGCTGGTATTGAGAAAGAAATTGCTGGTTTAGGTAAAAAGGCTAGAGAAGGAAAGTTGTCGATGTCTGATTTATCAGGTGGAACATTTACTATTTCCAATGGTGGTGTTTATGGGTCACTATTATCAACTCCTATTATTAACCCGCCTCAATCAGGTATTTTAGGTCTTCATAAGACCGAAGAAAGACCTGTAGTGGTTAATGGCAAGATAGAAATACGTCCGATGATGTATATAGCTTTATCCTATGATCATCGTATTATTGATGGTAAGGAAGCAGTTACTTTTCTTGTAAAAATCAAGGAATTGATTGAGAATCCAGAGCGTTTGTTATTAAGTCTATAA
- a CDS encoding ribonucleotide-diphosphate reductase subunit beta yields the protein MSLLDASPIYKPFSYPWAYEAWHIQQRIHWLPEEVPLADDLKDWKYNLSPGEKHLLTQIFRFFTQADIEVNNCYMKHYSRVFKPTEVLMMLSAFSNMETIHIAAYSHLLDTVGMPETEYSAFLKYREMKDKYDYMQRFGVGTKEDIATTLAVFGAFTEGLQLFASFAILLNFPRFNKMKGMGQIISWSVRDETLHTDSIIMLFKTFIRENPEVWTEEVRGRLYEACATIVHFEDAFIELAFEVGGIEGLTAREVKQYIRYIADRRLMQLGLKEIYLIDNNPLPWLDEILNGTEHTNFFEARVTEYTKAATTGSWEEVFAKMDKTQKSQQEIIG from the coding sequence ATGTCTTTACTTGATGCCAGTCCAATTTACAAACCATTCTCTTATCCATGGGCTTATGAAGCGTGGCATATTCAACAACGAATTCATTGGTTACCAGAAGAAGTACCGCTAGCTGATGATCTAAAAGATTGGAAATATAATTTAAGTCCTGGGGAAAAACATTTATTAACTCAAATATTTCGTTTCTTTACTCAAGCTGATATTGAAGTAAATAATTGTTATATGAAACATTACTCCAGGGTATTTAAGCCAACGGAAGTACTAATGATGTTATCAGCATTTTCTAATATGGAAACAATTCATATTGCCGCTTATTCTCATTTGCTTGATACTGTAGGTATGCCTGAAACTGAATATTCAGCATTTCTTAAATATAGAGAAATGAAAGATAAATATGACTATATGCAGCGTTTTGGTGTGGGAACTAAAGAAGATATTGCTACTACTTTAGCGGTATTTGGGGCATTTACTGAAGGATTACAGCTATTTGCTTCATTTGCCATTTTGCTTAATTTCCCTCGTTTTAATAAAATGAAAGGTATGGGACAAATCATTAGTTGGTCAGTAAGGGATGAGACGTTACATACTGATTCAATCATTATGTTATTTAAAACTTTTATTAGAGAAAACCCTGAAGTATGGACTGAGGAGGTTCGTGGCCGTCTTTATGAGGCGTGTGCTACTATTGTCCATTTTGAGGATGCCTTTATTGAGTTGGCATTTGAAGTTGGTGGTATTGAGGGGTTAACCGCTAGAGAAGTAAAACAATATATTCGTTACATTGCTGATCGCAGATTAATGCAGCTCGGACTTAAAGAAATTTATTTAATTGATAATAATCCGTTACCTTGGCTTGATGAAATCTTAAACGGTACTGAGCATACTAATTTCTTTGAAGCAAGGGTAACCGAATATACCAAAGCCGCAACTACTGGATCATGGGAAGAGGTGTTTGCTAAGATGGATAAAACACAGAAAAGTCAGCAAGAGATAATAGGTTAA
- a CDS encoding ribonucleoside-diphosphate reductase subunit alpha, which yields MTTQANTKFPIEIDKKRDNLLTNFGKAVLKDRYLLAGEDFQDLFARVASYYADNAKHAQQLYDYISKLWFMPATPVLSNGGTDRGMPISCFLNETDDSLKSIVDLWTENVWLASRGGGIGSYWGNVRSINEAIKGKGTSSGIIPFIKVVDSMTLAISQGSIRRGSAAIYLPIDHPEIEEFIDLRRHTGGDTNRKALNIHHGIAVTDAFMQAVENDEDFPLISPDTKKVVRTVRARDIWVKLLTTRIETGEPYIIFIDTINKYIPQHHKKLGLQVKTSNLCSEITLPTGIDHLGKARTAVCCLSSVNLEYFDDWQNDSEFIPTVMRFLDNVLEDFITKAPSTMERARYSAMRERSVGLGVMGFHSFLQLKDVPIESVMAKVWNNQIFEYINKEVDRASVILSDERGACPDADEVGSKERFSNKTAIAPTASISIIAGNSSPGIEPFAANSFVQKTLTGSFNVRNKYLEKLLSAKGFNNEQVWSSIATHEGSVQHLTFLSSHEKEIFKTAHEIDQNWLIDLAADRTLHISQSQSLNLFLAGNVSKMYLNNIHFRAWKKGVKSLYYCRSTSIQRPDKVSHDVKKADFKDIEIANKKKQEEESSNYDECLACQ from the coding sequence ATAATTTACTAACTAATTTTGGTAAAGCCGTCCTAAAGGATCGGTACTTACTAGCTGGAGAGGATTTTCAAGATTTATTCGCTAGAGTAGCTAGCTACTATGCTGATAATGCAAAACATGCTCAGCAATTATATGATTATATAAGTAAGCTGTGGTTTATGCCAGCCACTCCAGTTCTTAGTAATGGTGGAACTGATAGAGGGATGCCTATTTCCTGTTTTTTGAATGAAACAGATGATAGTTTAAAAAGTATTGTAGATCTGTGGACTGAAAATGTTTGGTTAGCTTCACGCGGTGGTGGTATAGGAAGCTATTGGGGCAATGTTCGTTCGATTAATGAGGCAATTAAAGGTAAAGGCACTTCTTCTGGTATTATTCCATTTATTAAAGTTGTGGACTCTATGACCCTAGCTATTTCCCAAGGGTCAATTAGACGTGGTAGTGCTGCTATATATTTACCAATTGATCATCCTGAAATTGAGGAATTCATTGATTTAAGACGTCATACTGGTGGTGATACTAATCGTAAAGCTTTGAACATTCATCATGGTATAGCTGTAACAGATGCATTTATGCAAGCAGTGGAAAATGATGAGGATTTCCCTTTAATCAGCCCTGATACTAAAAAAGTTGTACGGACAGTTAGGGCAAGAGATATATGGGTAAAATTACTGACTACTAGAATAGAAACCGGAGAACCTTATATAATATTTATTGATACTATCAATAAATATATTCCGCAGCATCATAAAAAACTTGGATTACAGGTAAAAACTTCAAATCTTTGCAGTGAGATTACTTTGCCAACTGGCATTGATCATTTGGGTAAGGCAAGAACTGCTGTTTGCTGCTTATCTTCAGTAAATTTGGAATATTTTGATGATTGGCAAAATGACTCTGAGTTTATTCCTACCGTAATGCGTTTTTTAGATAATGTACTTGAAGATTTTATTACTAAAGCTCCAAGTACCATGGAACGGGCGAGATATTCAGCTATGCGTGAACGTAGTGTAGGTTTAGGGGTTATGGGTTTTCACTCATTTTTACAATTAAAGGATGTGCCAATAGAGTCAGTGATGGCAAAGGTTTGGAATAACCAAATATTTGAATATATTAATAAAGAAGTTGATAGAGCTTCAGTAATTTTATCGGATGAACGTGGTGCTTGTCCTGATGCAGATGAAGTAGGTAGTAAAGAGCGTTTTAGTAATAAAACAGCTATTGCTCCCACAGCATCAATCTCAATTATTGCTGGTAATAGTTCACCTGGAATTGAACCATTTGCGGCTAATAGTTTTGTCCAAAAGACTCTGACCGGATCTTTTAATGTGCGTAACAAATATCTAGAAAAATTGTTAAGTGCCAAAGGTTTTAATAATGAGCAGGTTTGGTCGTCAATTGCCACTCATGAAGGTTCAGTTCAACATCTAACTTTTTTATCCAGTCATGAAAAAGAGATTTTTAAAACTGCCCATGAGATTGATCAAAACTGGCTTATTGATCTAGCAGCAGATAGGACACTACATATTTCACAATCGCAATCTCTAAATCTTTTCTTAGCAGGCAATGTAAGTAAGATGTATTTAAATAATATCCACTTTAGAGCCTGGAAAAAAGGGGTAAAGAGTTTATATTATTGTAGATCAACCTCAATTCAAAGACCAGATAAAGTATCACACGATGTTAAGAAAGCGGATTTTAAAGATATCGAAATAGCTAATAAGAAAAAACAAGAAGAAGAGTCTTCTAATTATGATGAGTGTTTAGCTTGCCAATAG